In Trichocoleus desertorum NBK24, the following are encoded in one genomic region:
- a CDS encoding FAD-dependent oxidoreductase, producing MPLTLEELAADVLVVGGGTGGTVAALQAARRGAKTILVSEFPWLGGMLTSAGVCAPDGNELAAFQTGIWGAFLRELQRRQPGGLDHAWVSFFTYDPRVGAQIFADWVRSLPNLQWISGQTPVEVLRQGDRITGVRFAEVTVKAKVTLDATELGDLLALAGVSYRWGWELQSAWQEPSAPPTANALTQLCPVQSPTWVVILQDFGAGNRAPAIAPPPNYDPAQFAGAWQDYDPEQFLNYGRLPGDRFMLNWPQCGNDYGLGVERLVQSPEAQQEFLQEARWHSQGFAHFIQTQLGDRYGLASDIFPHLPRSLGGGAYALHPYYRESRRLQGLTTVCEQDILPVTGGHVAALPVDDQGEVTAIAIGNYANDHHYPTHFQDQALPSLNLKPKSIRWGGRWTGTPFTIPYGCLVPIALDGLLVCEKNISVSHIANGATRLQPVVMNIGQAAGMAAALCVEQNCEPRALKVRSLQTALLKEPTAPAAIVPLFDSLPQHPDWLHWQSYYLAHPEAYPIQGQCARTEHQPELEIAASLHPESTRSPSIVLSGTFSRDCDQAYTLKSLSSITSLAAGSPASISLVTLCPQVSQQLEQYPDQQPLQVLGRLNLAGNWLLIEQILHFIPSTSPH from the coding sequence ATGCCACTCACCTTAGAAGAATTAGCCGCTGATGTTTTAGTCGTGGGTGGAGGGACAGGCGGCACAGTTGCAGCGCTACAAGCAGCTCGTCGAGGAGCCAAAACTATTCTGGTCAGCGAGTTCCCTTGGTTAGGTGGCATGCTGACGAGTGCAGGAGTCTGTGCCCCGGATGGCAATGAGCTGGCCGCGTTTCAGACCGGGATTTGGGGAGCTTTTCTGCGGGAGTTGCAACGACGGCAGCCCGGTGGCTTAGACCATGCCTGGGTCAGCTTCTTTACCTATGACCCTCGCGTTGGTGCCCAAATTTTTGCCGATTGGGTGCGATCGCTGCCTAACTTGCAGTGGATTAGCGGTCAAACGCCTGTAGAAGTCCTCCGCCAAGGCGATCGCATTACCGGAGTGCGGTTTGCAGAGGTGACAGTCAAGGCTAAGGTCACGTTAGACGCCACCGAGCTAGGAGATCTGCTGGCTCTAGCTGGAGTGTCTTACCGCTGGGGGTGGGAACTGCAATCTGCATGGCAGGAACCGAGCGCTCCACCCACTGCAAATGCTTTAACTCAACTTTGTCCAGTGCAATCACCAACTTGGGTCGTGATCTTGCAAGACTTTGGCGCAGGCAATCGTGCCCCCGCGATCGCCCCTCCGCCGAATTATGATCCAGCCCAATTCGCTGGGGCGTGGCAGGACTATGACCCAGAGCAGTTTCTCAACTATGGCCGCTTACCTGGCGATCGCTTCATGCTCAACTGGCCCCAGTGCGGTAATGATTACGGCTTAGGTGTCGAGCGTCTGGTTCAATCACCTGAAGCGCAGCAAGAGTTTTTGCAAGAGGCTCGTTGGCATAGTCAAGGCTTTGCTCATTTCATCCAAACGCAGTTGGGCGATCGCTACGGCTTAGCCTCTGATATTTTTCCCCACTTGCCCAGAAGTTTAGGCGGAGGCGCTTATGCGCTGCATCCCTACTACCGCGAATCCCGCCGCTTGCAAGGGCTTACGACCGTCTGTGAACAGGACATTTTGCCTGTAACTGGAGGCCACGTAGCCGCTCTACCTGTAGATGACCAAGGTGAAGTTACGGCGATCGCGATCGGTAACTACGCCAATGACCATCACTACCCCACGCACTTCCAAGATCAAGCTTTACCCAGTCTAAATCTCAAGCCCAAATCGATTCGTTGGGGCGGACGCTGGACAGGCACTCCTTTCACCATTCCTTATGGCTGTCTCGTGCCAATCGCTCTAGATGGTTTGTTAGTTTGCGAAAAGAATATTTCTGTGTCCCACATCGCTAACGGGGCAACCCGCCTACAACCCGTTGTGATGAATATTGGTCAAGCCGCAGGGATGGCTGCTGCTTTGTGTGTAGAACAAAACTGCGAACCTAGAGCACTCAAAGTGCGATCGCTGCAAACTGCTTTGCTAAAAGAGCCTACTGCTCCCGCTGCGATCGTTCCCCTCTTTGATTCCTTACCCCAGCATCCTGACTGGCTCCATTGGCAGTCTTATTATTTAGCTCATCCAGAGGCTTACCCTATCCAGGGCCAATGCGCTAGAACAGAACACCAACCCGAACTGGAAATTGCAGCAAGCCTCCATCCTGAATCAACGAGATCTCCCTCAATCGTATTGAGCGGTACGTTTTCCCGCGATTGCGATCAAGCCTATACCTTAAAATCGCTCAGTTCAATTACATCATTGGCTGCGGGCTCACCTGCCAGTATCAGCCTCGTGACCTTGTGTCCGCAAGTTAGTCAACAGCTAGAACAGTATCCTGATCAGCAACCGTTACAAGTGTTAGGACGCCTCAATCTAGCAGGGAACTGGCTATTAATCGAGCAAATTCTCCATTTCATCCCTAGTACTTCACCACACTAG
- a CDS encoding helix-turn-helix domain-containing protein has translation MPRLAPTPLQLTETETEQLQQLVNRHRTPQQIALRASILLLADKGLNHRDIARELNISRDMARLWRNRWLELSLKDMPVVERLRDAPRPGGPMSFSLGQIVQLFAIACEKPEEYGHPISHWTPRELADEVVKQGIVKSISPRHVGRLMNEADLKPHQSQYWLNPPPTLNSTKRSKTSVRFT, from the coding sequence ATGCCTAGACTAGCTCCCACACCTTTGCAACTGACAGAGACAGAGACAGAGCAACTCCAACAGCTAGTCAATCGCCATCGCACTCCCCAGCAAATTGCCTTAAGAGCCAGCATTCTTCTGCTAGCAGACAAAGGACTTAACCATCGGGACATCGCTCGTGAACTGAACATCAGCCGAGACATGGCAAGGCTGTGGCGTAATCGATGGTTAGAGTTGAGCCTGAAGGACATGCCAGTGGTAGAGCGATTAAGAGATGCCCCTCGTCCGGGAGGACCAATGAGCTTCAGCTTGGGGCAGATTGTGCAGCTGTTTGCGATTGCTTGTGAGAAGCCTGAAGAGTATGGACACCCCATCAGTCATTGGACTCCCCGAGAGTTGGCTGATGAAGTGGTCAAACAAGGAATTGTTAAGAGCATCTCCCCGCGACATGTGGGCCGCTTGATGAATGAAGCAGATTTGAAACCTCATCAGTCGCAGTACTGGTTGAATCCCCCCCCGACCCTCAATTCGACGAAAAGGTCAAAGACATCTGTGCGATTTACCTGA
- a CDS encoding transposase: MGERTVSLDEMTGIQALERKSADQPIRPGKRERREFEYIRHGTQTLIASFDVAQGRVVEATVGDTRTEADYLSHLQQLVATDPKAIKWHLVMDCLNIHQSESLVRFVAQTQGLEIDLGVKGESGILKSMQTRADFLADPSHKIVFHFTPKHCSWLNQIEVWFSILVRKLLRRGNFVSKVQLKTRILRFVDYFNRTMAKPFKWTYQGKALKQ; this comes from the coding sequence GTGGGAGAACGGACGGTTTCTCTCGATGAGATGACAGGAATTCAAGCTCTCGAACGAAAGTCTGCTGACCAACCGATACGTCCTGGCAAACGAGAACGACGAGAATTTGAGTATATTCGCCACGGAACTCAAACCTTAATTGCCAGTTTTGACGTAGCACAAGGTCGAGTCGTCGAAGCAACCGTTGGCGACACTCGCACAGAGGCAGACTACCTCAGCCACCTCCAACAGTTAGTTGCGACCGACCCGAAGGCGATCAAATGGCACTTGGTGATGGATTGCTTGAACATTCATCAGTCAGAATCATTAGTTCGATTTGTGGCACAAACCCAAGGGCTTGAGATCGACCTGGGAGTCAAAGGGGAATCGGGTATCCTCAAATCGATGCAAACTCGGGCTGATTTCTTGGCTGACCCCAGCCACAAAATTGTGTTCCACTTCACTCCTAAGCACTGTTCCTGGCTCAATCAGATTGAGGTCTGGTTCAGTATCTTGGTTCGTAAGTTACTCAGGCGAGGCAATTTCGTGAGTAAAGTGCAACTCAAAACCCGCATCCTCCGATTCGTTGATTACTTCAATCGCACGATGGCTAAACCCTTCAAATGGACTTACCAAGGCAAAGCATTAAAGCAATGA
- a CDS encoding glycosyltransferase family 39 protein: MSTESQELNQPTSKIWLHLLFITLLLFGLLFRFANLDKKAYWEDEAFTSLRIAGYTRAELIEQVFDGHVASVEELLQYQQLNPDKTLIDTVNSLADDVHPPLYFVIGRLWVQRFGDSIAATRSLSVLISLLVFPAMYWLCKELFHSSLISFVAISLVAISPFHIALAQEARMYSLWTVTILVSSLAILRSIRLKTKLSWGIYAITVALGFYTHWFTGIVIVGYGIYIVISEGFHQNRTLINYFLASFAGFIFFLPWPIFVGRRLTYLHSQTTWTAKNLPLIGSNSLTEKWLTNLTNVFLDIDWFQGSPTSYFAYVLSIALTSYSIYFIYRHASRQVYVFILTLIGTMTLTLVIPDLLLGGQRSGASRYLIPSYLGIQLAIAYLFGNQILDITRLKQQKIWRVFIMAFFSLGILSCTITQLDNRWRESEIFQFSNTINQFDRPLLISDARPSTILPLSRYLAPNVQLQLVVNPNIPQVTDGFSPIFLFNPSKNLRKSLEASQQAEIKLMRPAGKFWQLEKL; this comes from the coding sequence ATGTCTACAGAATCTCAGGAACTCAATCAACCTACTTCTAAAATATGGCTGCACCTTTTGTTCATTACTCTTTTACTTTTTGGCTTATTGTTTCGCTTCGCTAACCTCGACAAGAAAGCTTATTGGGAGGACGAAGCCTTTACCTCATTACGAATTGCTGGTTACACAAGAGCAGAGTTAATTGAACAAGTGTTCGACGGCCATGTAGCTAGTGTGGAAGAGCTACTTCAATATCAGCAACTTAATCCCGACAAGACCTTAATTGACACCGTCAATTCATTAGCTGACGATGTGCATCCACCTTTATATTTCGTCATCGGTAGACTTTGGGTACAAAGATTTGGTGACTCCATTGCAGCAACTAGAAGCTTATCTGTATTAATTAGCTTGCTAGTTTTTCCTGCTATGTATTGGTTATGCAAAGAGTTATTTCACTCTTCATTAATCAGTTTTGTTGCAATCTCTCTGGTTGCTATTTCGCCTTTTCATATTGCGTTAGCCCAGGAAGCCCGAATGTACAGCCTGTGGACAGTTACCATTCTCGTCTCAAGCTTAGCTATTCTCCGATCAATCCGACTCAAAACAAAGCTAAGTTGGGGTATCTACGCTATCACTGTAGCATTGGGATTCTATACTCACTGGTTTACTGGGATCGTTATTGTAGGTTATGGCATTTATATAGTAATTAGCGAAGGTTTCCATCAAAACAGAACTTTAATTAATTATTTTTTGGCATCTTTTGCAGGATTTATTTTTTTCTTGCCTTGGCCTATTTTTGTGGGCAGAAGGCTAACTTATCTTCATAGCCAAACAACCTGGACTGCCAAAAATCTACCGCTCATAGGCAGCAATTCTTTGACAGAGAAGTGGTTGACTAACCTTACCAATGTATTTCTTGATATAGATTGGTTTCAAGGTAGCCCAACTAGCTACTTTGCTTATGTTTTGTCAATAGCGTTAACTAGCTATTCAATTTATTTTATTTACCGCCATGCTTCAAGGCAAGTTTATGTGTTTATTCTCACCTTGATTGGGACTATGACGCTGACTTTGGTTATACCGGATTTACTGCTAGGTGGTCAGCGCTCAGGAGCTTCTCGTTATTTAATTCCTTCGTATTTAGGCATCCAACTCGCTATTGCCTATTTATTTGGCAATCAAATTTTAGATATCACTCGTTTAAAGCAGCAAAAGATATGGCGCGTTTTTATTATGGCCTTCTTTAGCTTGGGAATTTTATCCTGTACGATCACTCAGTTAGACAATCGATGGCGAGAGTCCGAAATCTTCCAATTTTCAAACACCATTAATCAATTTGATCGGCCACTTTTGATTTCTGATGCCCGCCCCAGTACCATACTGCCCCTATCCCGCTACCTAGCTCCAAACGTACAACTCCAACTAGTTGTTAATCCAAATATTCCTCAGGTTACGGATGGTTTCAGCCCCATATTTCTCTTTAATCCTTCTAAAAACCTACGAAAGTCCCTAGAAGCTAGTCAGCAGGCTGAGATTAAGTTAATGCGTCCAGCAGGTAAATTCTGGCAACTAGAAAAATTATGA
- the aspS gene encoding aspartate--tRNA ligase has translation MRTHYCGQLRAENIGETVTLCGWVDRRRDHGGVIFLDLRDRTGIIQIVSDPERTPNSYEPAGDLRNEYVIQVTGRVTRRPDDSLNPRLPTGEIEIYADQVELLNAVRKQLPFQVSTADNEAVREDLRLKYRYLDLRRDRMNRNLRLRHEIIKTLRRYLEDAKGFIEIETPILTRSTPEGARDYLVPSRVNPGDWFALPQSPQLFKQLLMVSGFDRYYQVARCFRDEDLRADRQPEFTQLDMEMSFMSQEEILTLNEDLVCHLFKTIKGIDLPRPFPRLTYKEAMNRYGSDKPDTRYDLELVEVSDLVKDSGFKVFSGAVANSGIVKVLPIPGGNDAISNVRIKPGGDLFLEACNAGAKGLAYIRVREDGEIDTIGAIKDNLTDEQKQELLARTGAKAGDLLLFGAGPTDLVNKTLDRLRQVIAQELNLIDPEKINLLWIVDFPMFEWNADEKRLEALHHPFTAPHPDDRDDLKTARAQAYDLVFNGFEVGGGSLRIYQPDLQTQVFETIGLAEEEAQNKFGFLIEAFEYGTPPHGGIAYGLDRLVMLLAGEESIRDAIAFPKTQQARCLLTSAPSGVDDKQLKELHVASTHKPKPSGNA, from the coding sequence ATGCGAACCCATTATTGCGGCCAACTCCGAGCAGAAAATATTGGAGAGACTGTCACGCTGTGTGGATGGGTAGACCGTCGCCGCGATCACGGGGGTGTGATCTTTCTAGACCTACGCGATCGCACTGGCATTATCCAAATTGTCAGCGACCCAGAACGCACCCCTAATTCTTACGAGCCAGCAGGTGATCTACGCAACGAGTACGTCATCCAAGTCACGGGTCGGGTGACTCGCCGTCCTGATGACTCGCTCAATCCTCGGCTGCCGACGGGAGAAATCGAAATCTATGCCGATCAGGTCGAGCTGTTGAATGCGGTTCGCAAGCAACTTCCCTTTCAAGTTTCTACGGCAGATAACGAAGCGGTTCGAGAAGACTTGCGCCTGAAATATCGTTACTTAGATTTGCGGCGCGATCGCATGAACCGTAATCTGCGGTTGCGTCATGAAATCATCAAGACCTTGCGGCGCTATCTAGAAGATGCCAAAGGCTTTATCGAAATCGAAACACCCATTCTGACTCGCTCCACTCCGGAGGGCGCACGAGATTACTTAGTCCCTAGCCGAGTCAACCCCGGAGATTGGTTTGCGTTGCCACAGTCGCCGCAGTTGTTCAAGCAATTGCTGATGGTGTCAGGGTTCGATCGCTACTACCAAGTCGCTCGTTGCTTCCGAGATGAAGATTTGCGGGCCGATCGCCAACCAGAATTCACTCAACTGGACATGGAAATGAGTTTCATGTCCCAAGAGGAAATTCTGACCCTGAACGAAGACTTGGTTTGCCATCTCTTCAAGACCATCAAAGGAATTGATCTGCCCAGACCCTTCCCTCGTCTGACCTACAAAGAGGCGATGAATCGCTATGGTTCTGACAAGCCTGACACCCGCTATGACTTAGAGCTGGTAGAAGTCTCTGATTTGGTCAAGGACTCTGGTTTCAAAGTCTTCTCTGGAGCTGTGGCAAATAGTGGCATTGTCAAAGTTCTGCCGATTCCTGGCGGTAACGATGCCATTTCCAACGTGCGGATTAAACCCGGTGGCGACTTATTCCTAGAAGCTTGCAACGCTGGGGCCAAAGGACTGGCTTACATCCGCGTGCGCGAAGATGGCGAAATTGACACGATTGGAGCCATCAAGGACAACCTGACTGATGAGCAGAAGCAAGAACTACTAGCTCGGACGGGCGCTAAAGCAGGTGATTTGTTGCTGTTCGGCGCTGGGCCAACCGACTTGGTGAACAAAACCCTCGATCGCCTCCGCCAGGTGATTGCCCAGGAACTCAATCTGATCGATCCAGAAAAGATCAACTTGCTCTGGATCGTCGATTTCCCCATGTTCGAGTGGAATGCCGACGAGAAACGTCTCGAAGCCCTCCACCACCCCTTCACTGCACCCCACCCAGACGATCGCGACGACCTAAAAACCGCTCGTGCTCAAGCTTACGACTTAGTATTTAACGGTTTTGAAGTCGGCGGCGGCAGTTTGCGGATTTATCAACCCGATTTGCAAACTCAAGTCTTTGAAACCATTGGTTTGGCGGAAGAGGAAGCTCAGAACAAGTTTGGTTTCCTGATAGAAGCCTTTGAGTACGGCACTCCGCCTCACGGTGGCATTGCCTACGGTTTGGATCGCTTGGTGATGTTGTTGGCGGGTGAAGAGTCGATCCGAGACGCGATCGCCTTCCCCAAAACGCAGCAAGCTCGCTGTTTGCTCACCAGTGCCCCTTCAGGTGTGGATGACAAGCAACTCAAGGAACTGCACGTCGCTTCTACTCACAAACCGAAACCCTCTGGGAACGCCTAG
- a CDS encoding PrsW family glutamic-type intramembrane protease, with protein sequence MEFYTITAWAIAPPLLALAYYYRQVRSVPAPPKLLLGFLLGGLAGLAALGLEWSFEFLAQSLLPWQQLTRSLLGAGLRQLLEIGPIEEGSKLVGVLLLVVGLCRWQSRSPSASNILLYTIAVALGFTAEENLLYLFNGVASIFDRTIGVAVHAWFAAPWGYALGLTLNRKHFSALLFKDAWRDLLLPWLNAVCCHALVNTLSLAWRYDPPMQFLSYGLFPFFLWMAWRLNSLLKRSQDQSPPTLISGNTPQECYWQRGLVLFALMLGGNAIFGWFLLGRSLSSLNWTQLIATPDLLQFALSRFVLNLIPGAIAWFIYRFLKRRGDRPQP encoded by the coding sequence ATGGAGTTTTATACAATCACTGCTTGGGCGATCGCACCGCCGCTGTTAGCCCTCGCTTACTATTACCGCCAAGTTCGCTCTGTCCCCGCCCCGCCTAAATTACTCCTGGGTTTTCTTCTGGGAGGTTTGGCTGGTCTTGCTGCTCTAGGGCTGGAGTGGAGTTTTGAGTTCTTAGCTCAAAGCTTACTGCCTTGGCAGCAACTTACGCGATCGCTCTTAGGTGCAGGCTTACGACAACTACTAGAAATTGGCCCTATTGAAGAAGGCAGCAAACTTGTAGGGGTGTTGTTACTCGTAGTTGGGCTTTGTAGGTGGCAGTCGCGATCGCCCTCAGCCAGCAATATTCTGCTCTATACGATTGCGGTGGCTTTAGGGTTTACCGCTGAAGAAAACCTGTTATATCTCTTCAATGGTGTGGCCTCGATTTTCGATCGCACCATCGGCGTTGCTGTCCACGCCTGGTTTGCAGCCCCTTGGGGTTACGCATTAGGACTAACACTGAATCGCAAACACTTTTCAGCTCTACTTTTCAAGGACGCTTGGAGAGATCTTCTGCTCCCTTGGCTCAATGCAGTTTGCTGTCACGCCCTCGTCAACACCCTCTCCCTGGCTTGGCGTTATGACCCACCCATGCAATTTTTGAGCTACGGCCTCTTCCCGTTTTTTCTCTGGATGGCGTGGCGACTCAATAGTTTGCTGAAGCGATCGCAAGATCAATCTCCGCCCACACTCATTTCTGGCAACACTCCACAGGAATGCTACTGGCAGCGTGGTTTAGTTCTATTTGCGCTGATGTTAGGAGGTAACGCAATTTTTGGCTGGTTTCTCTTAGGCAGAAGCTTGAGCAGTCTCAATTGGACACAACTAATCGCCACACCCGATCTACTTCAATTTGCTCTCAGTCGTTTTGTGCTGAATTTGATTCCAGGAGCGATCGCCTGGTTCATTTACCGCTTTTTGAAGCGTAGAGGCGATCGCCCTCAACCCTGA
- a CDS encoding 6-carboxytetrahydropterin synthase encodes MKCIINRRAEFSASHRYWLPELSEAENTEQFGLCARAPGHGHNYVFYVSMAGELDEYGMVLNLSDVKHVIKREVTNHLNFSYLNDALPEFQKTLPTTENIARVIWQRLAPHLPITNIQLFEHPELWADYKGNGMEAYLTISTHFSAAHRLALPHLTLEQNSEIYGKCARVNGHGHNYHLEVTIKGEMDPRTGMIADLVAFQKAVDDYVVEPFDHTFLNKDIPYFAEVVPTAENIAVHIRDLLQQPIREMGAQLYKIKLIESPNNSCEVFCTEADFNQATSQQREAALA; translated from the coding sequence ATGAAATGCATTATCAATCGTCGAGCTGAGTTCTCAGCAAGCCATCGTTACTGGCTGCCTGAACTGAGCGAGGCGGAAAACACAGAGCAGTTTGGTCTCTGCGCCCGTGCCCCTGGACATGGACATAACTATGTCTTCTATGTCTCGATGGCGGGTGAACTCGACGAATACGGCATGGTGCTAAACCTGTCGGATGTGAAGCATGTGATTAAGCGAGAGGTGACCAATCATCTCAACTTCTCGTACCTCAATGACGCTTTGCCAGAATTTCAGAAAACGCTGCCGACGACAGAAAATATCGCGCGGGTGATTTGGCAACGTCTCGCGCCTCACCTGCCAATCACCAATATTCAACTGTTTGAACATCCTGAACTCTGGGCCGACTACAAAGGAAACGGAATGGAAGCTTACCTCACCATCAGCACTCACTTCAGCGCCGCTCACCGCCTCGCTCTGCCTCACCTCACCCTAGAGCAAAACTCTGAGATTTACGGCAAATGTGCGCGTGTCAATGGTCACGGTCACAACTACCACCTAGAAGTGACGATCAAAGGGGAAATGGACCCCCGTACGGGCATGATCGCTGATTTGGTAGCCTTTCAAAAAGCGGTGGATGACTATGTGGTGGAACCCTTCGACCACACGTTCCTGAACAAAGACATCCCTTACTTTGCTGAGGTCGTGCCCACGGCTGAAAATATCGCCGTCCATATTCGTGACTTGCTGCAACAACCCATTCGCGAGATGGGGGCACAGCTCTACAAGATCAAGTTGATCGAAAGCCCCAACAATTCTTGTGAAGTCTTCTGCACCGAAGCTGATTTCAATCAAGCAACAAGCCAGCAACGGGAAGCGGCTCTAGCGTAA
- a CDS encoding tellurite resistance TerB C-terminal domain-containing protein, producing the protein MVNNRFLVGSVAFGVSFGLSFLTNRDMGKAFSSGLITLPAALFAMVVVENRRSSQAKSTLAFLNTQVRALQRQGKDLQDLLLDLTDERQEVAAHLSSLQAQAQQVKLQLADYWNHKEELVWKLNALNAQEQHQLGRLNQLQSQVKALERQELELKRSLSSIDALKEQAEANLATWRAELVQLETRVLEQRQQEASLDQALLLLRQQKQQLEPEVYGLQTQIQQLEQRKLEVSQSLSVLQAEKQQEDASSHPLQAAIQQLQAQVISLHKELEQLETQILERRNQKESLEEELATLNLLKLQAEAYEVQPAQPQTSNRKRKSANKKGAILPFRPPREETLPSEWTEFLLQLPMAEFQVLKAIAEQENASAAIKQIAEANIMMPELLIDSINERALDTVGDVVVEPSSSPPAIASEYLPAVKQLIKTYEDLLAE; encoded by the coding sequence ATGGTCAACAATCGGTTCCTTGTTGGGTCTGTTGCATTTGGTGTCAGCTTTGGCCTCAGTTTCCTGACCAACCGAGACATGGGAAAAGCCTTTTCCAGTGGGTTGATCACCCTGCCTGCTGCCTTATTCGCGATGGTCGTGGTAGAAAATCGTCGCAGCTCTCAAGCAAAAAGCACTTTAGCGTTTCTCAACACTCAGGTTCGAGCCTTGCAACGGCAGGGTAAAGATTTACAAGACTTGCTATTAGATTTGACTGACGAACGGCAAGAAGTAGCGGCCCATCTCAGCTCGCTGCAAGCTCAAGCGCAACAAGTAAAGCTGCAACTGGCAGATTATTGGAACCACAAAGAAGAACTGGTTTGGAAGTTAAATGCCCTGAATGCTCAAGAACAACACCAACTGGGGCGACTCAACCAACTACAATCGCAAGTCAAAGCCCTAGAGCGACAAGAACTGGAGCTAAAGCGATCGCTCTCTAGCATTGATGCCCTTAAGGAACAAGCGGAAGCCAACTTGGCGACTTGGCGAGCAGAACTGGTGCAGCTAGAAACGCGAGTGCTGGAACAACGCCAGCAGGAAGCCTCACTCGACCAAGCTCTGCTACTGCTACGACAACAAAAACAGCAACTCGAACCAGAGGTTTACGGACTGCAAACGCAGATTCAACAACTAGAGCAGCGCAAACTAGAGGTCAGCCAATCGCTTTCGGTTTTGCAAGCCGAGAAACAACAGGAAGATGCGAGTTCTCATCCTCTCCAAGCAGCTATCCAACAGTTACAAGCTCAGGTGATCTCGCTGCATAAAGAATTGGAGCAGTTGGAAACTCAAATCTTAGAGCGACGCAATCAAAAAGAAAGCTTAGAAGAAGAACTCGCTACACTCAACCTGTTGAAGCTGCAAGCGGAAGCCTACGAAGTTCAACCCGCTCAACCTCAGACTTCCAACCGCAAACGCAAAAGCGCTAATAAAAAGGGAGCTATTCTACCCTTCCGACCGCCCCGTGAGGAGACTTTACCCTCTGAGTGGACAGAATTTCTCTTGCAACTGCCGATGGCTGAGTTTCAGGTGCTGAAGGCGATCGCGGAACAGGAAAACGCCAGCGCCGCCATTAAACAAATTGCCGAAGCCAACATCATGATGCCAGAGCTGTTGATTGACTCGATCAACGAGCGAGCTTTAGATACCGTCGGTGATGTGGTGGTGGAGCCAAGTTCTAGCCCACCCGCGATCGCCTCTGAATACTTACCAGCAGTTAAACAGCTGATCAAAACCTACGAAGACCTACTAGCTGAATAG
- a CDS encoding Coenzyme F420 hydrogenase/dehydrogenase, beta subunit C-terminal domain, producing the protein MTASVRPHQKAKALKPSSRRPAKELCSECGLCDTYYIHYVKEACAFINQQIAELEAEIHGRSRDLDNQDEWYFGVNQDMMAARKTEPIEGAQWTGIVSTIAIEMLNRGLVEGVVCVQNTEEDRFQPKPVIARTPEEILAARVNKPTLSPNLSVLEQIEQSGMKRLLVIGVGCQIQALRAVEKQLGLEKLYVLGTPCVDNVTRAGLQKFLETTSRSPETVVHYEFMQDFRVHFKHEDGSIEKVPFFGLKTNQLKDVFAPSCMSCFDYVNSLADLVVGYMGAPFGWQWIVVRNDRGQEMLDLVHDQIETQPVMSQGDRRNAVQQSIPAYDKGVTLPMWAAQLMGVVIERIGPKGLEYARFSIDSHFTRNYLYLKRQHPEKLEAHVPEYAKRIVGQYKLPE; encoded by the coding sequence ATGACCGCCTCTGTCCGTCCTCACCAAAAAGCTAAAGCCCTCAAACCTTCTAGCCGTCGTCCTGCCAAGGAACTCTGTAGTGAGTGCGGCCTGTGCGATACCTACTACATTCATTACGTCAAAGAAGCTTGTGCCTTTATTAATCAGCAAATTGCTGAGCTAGAGGCTGAAATCCACGGACGCAGCCGCGACTTGGACAACCAAGACGAGTGGTATTTCGGCGTCAACCAAGACATGATGGCCGCCCGCAAAACCGAGCCGATCGAGGGTGCCCAATGGACAGGCATTGTCAGCACGATCGCGATCGAGATGCTGAATCGTGGCTTAGTGGAAGGCGTGGTCTGTGTGCAAAACACGGAAGAAGACCGCTTTCAACCCAAACCCGTAATCGCTCGCACCCCCGAAGAAATTTTGGCGGCACGAGTGAATAAACCCACATTGTCTCCCAATCTCTCAGTACTGGAGCAGATCGAGCAGTCGGGGATGAAGCGGCTGCTGGTAATTGGTGTGGGTTGCCAAATTCAAGCGCTGCGGGCAGTCGAAAAGCAACTCGGCCTAGAAAAGCTTTATGTATTGGGAACGCCTTGCGTAGACAACGTCACCCGCGCAGGCTTGCAGAAGTTTTTGGAAACCACTAGCCGATCGCCGGAAACTGTGGTGCATTACGAGTTTATGCAAGATTTCCGAGTCCACTTCAAGCATGAAGATGGCTCAATTGAAAAAGTCCCTTTCTTTGGCCTTAAAACCAATCAACTCAAGGATGTGTTCGCGCCTTCCTGCATGAGCTGCTTCGACTACGTCAACTCCCTGGCCGATTTGGTGGTGGGCTATATGGGTGCTCCCTTTGGTTGGCAGTGGATTGTGGTGCGGAACGATCGCGGTCAAGAAATGTTGGATTTGGTGCATGACCAGATTGAAACTCAGCCTGTAATGTCGCAGGGCGATCGCCGTAACGCTGTGCAGCAGAGCATCCCCGCCTATGACAAGGGAGTTACTTTACCCATGTGGGCTGCTCAGCTGATGGGTGTGGTAATCGAAAGAATTGGCCCCAAAGGCCTGGAGTATGCTCGCTTCTCCATCGATTCGCACTTCACCCGCAACTATCTATACCTAAAGCGCCAACACCCGGAGAAGCTGGAAGCTCATGTGCCAGAGTATGCCAAGCGAATTGTAGGACAGTACAAACTGCCGGAATGA